The Alnus glutinosa chromosome 3, dhAlnGlut1.1, whole genome shotgun sequence nucleotide sequence CATCATTAACAGCCGATGCCACCCATCGGACTAAATCAGTGCCGCCCTTATTATTGCTTAGATATTGGGAAGGATATTTCCCGGTGAGGATTTCAAGAATGACGATTCCTAGACAGTAGACGTCGCATTTAGGAGATACTTGGCCCAACTGTGCTGCCTCGGGTGCCTTATATGAAAAGAATGCTTGCGCTGCTTTTGCCGGGCTGATCAATACGCTCAATCCGTAGTCTGAGAGCAATGGGTCGTAGTCAGGGCTGAGAAGAATATTGCTGGACTTGAGATTTCCATGGGGTATATCAGAGGAATCGAGTTGTGTGTGAAGATAACCCATCCCTTGGGCAATTCCTTGGACAATCTTTAGACGGGCAGGCCAATCGAGCTCAGCATGTGACGGTCCTCGATCACCTAAACAAGTATATTCCAACATTAATATTGAGATTCCTACCGTGGGATGGGAATTGGGAAGTACAAGAAGTCTGCAATCAACGAGAAATGGAGtatattttgatgtttgtttgttGTGGTTGATTTGTAATTTGTTTGGGTGGGTCGTTTTGGCTGTTTCTCTgtagttgtttttgttttgtttccttGTCTGCAGGATGTTTGTAAATTTGTCTCATCGGAGTGGGCTGCTCTTAGGTAGCCGGGTCCAAGTTTAGCCTGGTTTGCGTGTTTTCGGTTTGTTGGTTTTTAATGAAGCTtattcttcaaaaaattaaaaaataaaatattgagattCCTACCATGcaacagataaaaaaaatttagacttTGCAAGAATTTTCCATGAATTCCTACCATGCAATATATAGAGTAAACTGCCATTGGGAATGTACTCAGAGACCAATAGCTTCTCTTCCTTCCGGTAATGGTAAGCCAAAGGCGTCAAGATATTCCAGTGTCTTAACTTTGCGAGCCGCCTAATCTCTGCATCAAATGCATCTCTTCCTAATGCATTCATCTCCTTCATCCTCTTCACAACCACTGCCACCCCATTAGCCATCACGGCCTTGTATGAAGACCCCAGCACCCCATTTGTAAGCACTTCTGCCGACGCCTTCATCAAATCCGACAACCCAAAGACACCCTTTTCGTCATTCACCACCACTAGCTCTCCCACGCCGCTGCCCTTGCCGTGATTGGAAGCCCTACGGCTTGATGCGCTACCGCTCCCCTTTCGGATTGTATAGGGTTCTTTCTTATTTGGCCCGGACTGAGACACATGCACCTCAACCGGTTCTTCTTCATTTCGCTTCTCATCATGTTCTACAAACCCATCGACATCCTCTGTCTTTGGCTTTGCCGGCCCTGATCTTATGATGAACACAAGAACAATTGATAAAAGCGCCACCACCGTTATTATGATTGCAGCAATTGTCTTTTTGGAACCATTCTTATTGTTAGTACCGGGCTTATGAGTATCGTTATTTGGTTTTGTGAGCTGCTGATCAACGGCTTTTTGACATTCCTTGCCCAAATTTCCTCCACAAAGGTCAGCATTTCCCGCGAACGAATTTGCATTAAATTCCGATAGAGTGGCCGGGATTTCCCCTTCCAATTTGTTGTTTGAGACATTGATTGTCATCAATGTTGGTTGATCAAGAGAAGGAATACTTCCACTGAATTGGTTGTTTTCAAGACGTAATTCAATGAGATTGGGAAGTTGAGCCAACGAAGAAGGGATTTTGCCCATAAATTTGTTATCAGAAAGAAAAACTTTCTTCAGAGACTCCATTTTTGCAAAATAATCCGATGGAATTTCACCTGAAAACTGATTCCCTGACAAGTAAATGGCCTTCAAAGAACGTAACTGGCTGAATTCCGGTATCGGACCCGAAAATGTATTGTTCATAATGCTAATACTTCGAAGACCCGAAAGTTCAAGCAAAGCATCGACATCTATTTTCCCTGATAAACCCATTCCTCCGAGGCGAAGACCCGTCACAATTCCATCGTCACAAAGTAGTCCAATCCAATGGACGCCATTGCAAGGCGGCAAGCCGGGCACCCAAGAATTGAGAGCATCGGCATTTGTCAACGACTTCTTGAGATTCAGCAATGCTTCGGATTCTGTCATCGAACAAGTCATAGGAGAAAGGACCAAAAAAATGGATAAGAAAAAGGACGGCCGGAGGAGAAGCCGAGCCGCGGCCATTACTCAGCCGGTAACTTGACGCCCAAGGAAGGTCTTGGCCGCTGCAGGAAATGCTGTAATAATTCTGCGGCTCTTTTCCGGGATGCTAATTTTTCGTTTTTGCTTAATTTGTTGTGCTCCCTTCATGGTGCGTATTCTTTTGGGAGAGTGCAAGAGAGCCTCAGAATGAGAGAGAATTGGATTTTGTTTGAACAAGTCAGTCCGAGAAACAGTTATTATTGATTGATTGGGATGCCCATTTGTAAATAGTCCCAATTTTAGGGTATTGAGGTGACGGAAGGACAGGATCCGGTGCAAATAGGataatgttaaaaatacaactttaacacaatttttacacaatttCAATAAACATTGAAACATTGCGATGTGACTCGTTGGGCGGGTCTCATTCCAATGTGCTTTGGGGTTGTGCAATAGTTGTGCTCCAATTATATATGAATCAAGCCCGTGCAAATATAACACGCATAATTAAcagtttgttatttatttattttttttattttttattttttggtaataaaaaaaatccatactTAATATAGTCTTAAATCTCCATAGACGAGAATGAGTAATGTTAAATGTCACACATATACCGTTTttgtgtattttaaaattaatgtggcttttaaaattacaattgaatttgtgataaattattactgattttttattcaatgattattttaaaagagaGGATAGCGAgatgacatgtagcattactcgatgagaataaagaaaaaaaattattaaactaTAAGATTATTAAGGTACAACATAGtcacttattattattcaacatCATAAGATCGTCATGCCGATTCTTCTGGCTCGTCATGCACTACCCGGAGGTCGAGGACAAGATCATCAATTAAGGAGATATCAACGGTCCTGAACGACACACGTGGTGCCGACCATCAAAAATGGGTCCAATAGCCATTGGTTTTCGACGAGGTCGACTGGCTTGTCTACCTGAAAGCCGCACTAGCTGGCTGAAACGCTGCGTTGTTCCCGTCCTTGTTGGAGGACTTCAAGTACGTCATCTCGGAGTCTTGAACGATGTTTAGTAGGACGTCACGTTCATACCGGTTATTGGCGGATCCCGGTCATTGGCCAGTGGAGCAGAAGATGTCTCTCACGCTGTTCAAGAAGAATGGGATCCACGTGTACTTCAATCCACAGCAGAAGGAGAGAGGAAAAATGAGGGCATTTTCGGTAAGTTGGGACTAAAAAAGGCACGTGC carries:
- the LOC133864352 gene encoding pollen receptor-like kinase 3; the protein is MAAARLLLRPSFFLSIFLVLSPMTCSMTESEALLNLKKSLTNADALNSWVPGLPPCNGVHWIGLLCDDGIVTGLRLGGMGLSGKIDVDALLELSGLRSISIMNNTFSGPIPEFSQLRSLKAIYLSGNQFSGEIPSDYFAKMESLKKVFLSDNKFMGKIPSSLAQLPNLIELRLENNQFSGSIPSLDQPTLMTINVSNNKLEGEIPATLSEFNANSFAGNADLCGGNLGKECQKAVDQQLTKPNNDTHKPGTNNKNGSKKTIAAIIITVVALLSIVLVFIIRSGPAKPKTEDVDGFVEHDEKRNEEEPVEVHVSQSGPNKKEPYTIRKGSGSASSRRASNHGKGSGVGELVVVNDEKGVFGLSDLMKASAEVLTNGVLGSSYKAVMANGVAVVVKRMKEMNALGRDAFDAEIRRLAKLRHWNILTPLAYHYRKEEKLLVSEYIPNGSLLYILHGDRGPSHAELDWPARLKIVQGIAQGMGYLHTQLDSSDIPHGNLKSSNILLSPDYDPLLSDYGLSVLISPAKAAQAFFSYKAPEAAQLGQVSPKCDVYCLGIVILEILTGKYPSQYLSNNKGGTDLVRWVASAVNDGRESELFDPEIASSRNSLGEMERLLHIGAACTESHPEQRLDMMEAIRRIQEVEVEGEGAEDEVARTMHVLPSLRDGYADSVPPAHVSRGSQEGLRVSSSRRRESADSLVSQSGRHSDDSFAFAIS